In Mixophyes fleayi isolate aMixFle1 chromosome 4, aMixFle1.hap1, whole genome shotgun sequence, the following proteins share a genomic window:
- the LOC142153197 gene encoding tubby-related protein 3-like, giving the protein MESSILDDENARLRQLKLYNQRALLEQKQRRKRQEPQMVQPNHEPRHRRAKPKKSEEQAPLVQCPSPRSACSDVILDGIDGPAAFLNSDSQDPEYKIHILSVGETCPDEIESEDSRPNSTEVNGRSGSCEDKAHSGSREKKGKCPSPEAKAQSASSEGEARRALKEVKSRSDISETPARPGSEDETRGKPEVSKRDLQEMLQERGISDSLNFDEESSDDADSGSTRPGSSSSKKSLTDSASAETLPVVPSGDIGEVGDLKEFALHPAPRGVTIRCRISRDKKGMDRGFYPTYYMHMEKDDSRKVFLLAGRKRKKSKTSNYLISVDPTDMSREGGSFVGKLRSNLMGTKFTVYDSGENPTKALGLMENSTARQELAAVCYETNVLGFKGPRKMSVLIPGMNINHERIPFQPLSESESLLSRWQNKHMENIIELHNKAPVWNDDTQSYVLNFHGRVTHASVKNFQIVHDNDLEYIVMQFGRVADDLFTLDYSYPLCALQAFSVALSSFDSKLACE; this is encoded by the exons ATGGAATCCAG TATCCTGGACGATGAAAATGCCAGACTGCGCCAGCTCAAGCTGTACAACCAG CGGGCACTTCTGGAGCAAAAGCAGAGAAGGAAGAGGCAAGAGCCGCAGATGGTGCAGCCTAACCACGAGCCCAGACACCGCCGGGCTAAACCCAAGAAGAGCGAAGAGCAAGCTCCTCTGGTGCAGTGTCCCTCCCCCAGATCCGCGTGTTCAGATGTCATCCTGGATG GAATAGATGGTCCGGCCGCATTTCTCAATTCAGATAGTCAGGACCCGGAATACAAAATTCACATTCTTTCAGTGGGAGAAACTTGTCCTGATGAGATCGAGTCAGAAGATTCTAGGCCCAACTCCACCGAGGTAAATGGCAGGTCCGGATCCTGTGAGGACAAAGCTCACTCTGGTTCAAGGGAGAAGAAAGGGAAGTGTCCCTCACCTGAGGCAAAAGCCCAGTCTGCTTCCAGTGAGGGAGAAGCCCGGAGAGCATTAAAGGAGGTGAAATCCCGTTCTGATATCAGCGAAACTCCAGCCAGGCCTGGCTCCGAGGACGAGACCCGGGGAAAACCTGAAGTGTCCAAACGTGACCTCCAGGAAATGCTGCAGGAACGGG GTATATCGGACAGTCTGAACTTTGATGAAGAGTCTTCTGATGATGCAGATTCTGGAAGCACCCGGCCAGGATCTTCCTCCAGCAAGAAATCCCTAACC GACTCAGCCTCTGCGGAGACGTTACCTGTGGTACCTTCTGGAGATATAGGAGAAGTGGGAGACCTCAAGGAGTTTGCCCTACATCCTGCCCCACGCGGTGTTACCATAAGGTGCAGAATCAGCCGTGACAAGAAGGGGATGGACCGCGGCTTCTACCCAACCTACTATATGCACATGGAAAAGGATGACAGTCGCAAG GTTTTCCTTCTAGCCGGTAGGaagaggaaaaaaagcaaaacgtCCAATTACCTGATTTCTGTTGACCCCACCGACATGTCCCGGGAAGGGGGCAGCTTTGTAGGCAAACTCCG ATCCAACCTGATGGGGACTAAGTTCACCGTGTACGACAGTGGAGAGAACCCGACCAAGGCTCTGGGGCTGATGGAGAACAGCACGGCGCGGCAGGAACTGGCGGCTGTCTGCTAT GAGACCAACGTCTTGGGCTTCAAGGGTCCTAGAAAGATGTCTGTGTTAATCCCAGGCATGAACATTAATCATGAACGCATTCCTTTCCAGCCTCTAAGT GAATCTGAGAGTCTTCTGTCCAGGTGGCAGAACAAACATATGGAAAACATAATCGAGCTGCACAACAAGGCCCCGGTGTGGAACGACGACACTCAGTCCTACGTATTGAACTTCCACGGCCGCGTCACCCACGCCTCTGTGAAGAACTTTCAGATTGTACACGACAATGACC tggAATACATCGTCATGCAGTTTGGCCGGGTGGCGGACGACCTCTTCACACTGGACTACAGTTACCCATTGTGCGCTCTGCAGGCGTTCTCAGTGGCCCTCTCCAGTTTTGACAGCAAGCTGGCGTGTGAGTGA